The Herminiimonas arsenitoxidans sequence CCAGATCGCCGCTTGTTCACACGCGAAGAAAGTGCCGGTGCGACCGCAACCAACGGCAATCTCATCCGCGATCAAATGCACGTGATAACGATCACATAGCGCACGTATTTCCTGCAGGTACACCGGATCGTACATCGCCATGCCGGTCGCGCATTGCACCAGCGGCTCGACGATGATGGCTGCAATATATTTGGAACGATCTTGGAACAAGGCTTCCAGTTCGACAGCAGCACGACGTGCCACATCGGCGGCCGATTCACCATCGCGTGCGGCACGCGCATCGGGACTCATCACCACATGCGCATGTTGCAACATCGGGCCGTAAGCATCGCGGAAGATAGGTACATCAGTGACTGCCAGCGCGCCTATTGTTTCACCGTGATAGCTGCCCTTCAGGCAAACGAACTCGCGCTTCTCGCTCTGCCCATTATTGCGCCACGCATGAAAACTCATCTTCAATGCAATTTCCACCGCCGATGCGCCATCGGATGCGTAAAAACAATGGCCGAGCACATCGCCGGTACGCGCCGCCAATTGCTCCGACAATTGCACTACCGGCTCATGCGTAAAGCCGGCCAGCATCGCGTGCTCCAACAAATCGAGCTGCAACTTCAATGCGCTATTGATACGCGGATTGGCATGACCGAATAGATTGACCCACCACGAACTGATGGCATCCAGATAGCGATCGCCGTTGGTGTCGTACAACCATGCGCCGCGACCGTGACTGACAGGCACCAGCGGCAAGGTTTCGTGATGCTGCATTTGCGTGCAGGGATGCCACACGCTGCGCAGACTGCGCGCGACCAGATCGGATTGCTTGCCTGATGGTGTTTGATTCATTGCGTCCAACATGACTCCAGATATTCTTTGATGACTCAATCGGGGAACACGCCGTCTATATAAAACCAGCGCCCGTCTTCTTTTACAAAGCGGCTGACTTCATGCAAACGTTGTGCGCGTCCGCCACTCTTGGAGCGCGCGACGAATTCGACCGTAGCCTCATCCTGCCCGGGGACGAATTTTTTGACTTCCAGACCCAGCCATTTAGTCGAAGCATCATGCACAAAATCCGTTAGCGGCGGCCGCGTCGATGCGTGCCAGGTCGCATGTACATAGTGCATCAAACCCAAGGCGTAAGCGCTGTAACGTGAGCGCATCAGAGCCTCGGCCGTCGGTGCTGCTGTGCCGTCGTGATACGGTTGGCAACAAAGCGCATAATCTCCGTTGCCACAAGGGCAAGGACTTGCATTTGGTTTTGTCATGATCTTGTTTCACTTGCCTATCATGCAATGGCGCGGTGTGATGTAACACCGTTTAGAATGACACCATGCATTTCCGACGGCTATTGTAGGCGCGCCCGCAGTGAATGTGAATCTTATTGGCTAGCCACGGGACCACGATGAATTTGCTTGAAGCACAACTAAATTACCCATTTGACGACACCTTGCCAGATCTTGGCAGCACGTTCGAGATCACGCCCGGCGTAAAGTGGCTGCGCATGGGTCTGCCATTTGCGCTCAACCACATCAATCTCTGGCTGCTTGAAGATGAGTTCGAATCGGAGAACGGCACCGTGCGCGGCTGGACCGTCATCGATTGCGGCATCTCCAACGACGCCACGCGCGACGCCTGGGAAAGCATTTTTGCCACGCAGTTAAACGGCCTGCCCATCGTGCGCGTCATCGCCACCCATTGCCATCCTGATCACGTCGGCCTCGCCGACTGGATCTGCAAGCGCTGGGATGTGCCGCTGTGGATGACGACCGGCGAATACACCTTCGCCCGCATGATGTCCGCCGCGCTGCCAGGCGCTGACGGCACAGCGATGTTCCCCTTCTTCAAACGCCACGGTCTGGCCGATCCGCAAATGCTGGCAGAACTGGAAGGACGCCGCAGCTATTACCCGACGCTGGTGCCTAGCGTACCGATCTCATACATACGCATGCACGACACGCAAAGCTTCCGCATCGGCAAGCACGCATGGCGCGTCATCACCGGCTTCGGTCATGCACCAGAACATGCGGCGCTGTATTGCGAAGATTTGAACCTGCTGATTTCCGGCGATATGGTGTTGCCGCGGATCTCGACCAATGTCTCGGTCTTTGCAGTCGAACCGGAATCAAATCCGGTGCAACAGTTTCTCGATTCATTATTGAAGTTCAAAGACTTGCCGGAAGACACGCTGGTACTGCCATCGCACGGCAAACCTTTCCGCGGCTTGCATACGCGCATACAGCAATTATTCGATCATCACGCAGCTCGATTGGAAGAAGTATTAGCGGTTTGTGTCACACCGCAATCGGCAGCAGACATCGTGCCGATTATGTTCGTGCGCAAATTGGATGCCCATCAATTGAGTTTTGCACTCGGCGAAGCGCTGGCGCATTTGCACAAGCTTTGGAAGGATGGAATGTTGAAACGGATTATTTCTAGTGATGGTGTGATTCGGTTTCAGACTTATTGATCTGAGCCAAAATAGGAATAGATTCACGCATTTCGAAAAACTATCCTACAAATTTTTAGTAACCCATCACTAAAGTTGCGATAGCAAAAATTGCAAAGATAATTGCTAGCAATATCCAAATGTAAAAACTCAAGCTAATGCGAGAACTCCAGCGTTCTTGCATTTCAACGCGTTCAATCCCAGACAAATGTTCGAAGTGATTACCCGCCATGACTTTGAAGGGCTGTTCTTTGACGTTTTTACCCATGCGATATCCAACGATAGCTA is a genomic window containing:
- a CDS encoding YchJ family protein: MTKPNASPCPCGNGDYALCCQPYHDGTAAPTAEALMRSRYSAYALGLMHYVHATWHASTRPPLTDFVHDASTKWLGLEVKKFVPGQDEATVEFVARSKSGGRAQRLHEVSRFVKEDGRWFYIDGVFPD
- a CDS encoding MBL fold metallo-hydrolase; its protein translation is MNLLEAQLNYPFDDTLPDLGSTFEITPGVKWLRMGLPFALNHINLWLLEDEFESENGTVRGWTVIDCGISNDATRDAWESIFATQLNGLPIVRVIATHCHPDHVGLADWICKRWDVPLWMTTGEYTFARMMSAALPGADGTAMFPFFKRHGLADPQMLAELEGRRSYYPTLVPSVPISYIRMHDTQSFRIGKHAWRVITGFGHAPEHAALYCEDLNLLISGDMVLPRISTNVSVFAVEPESNPVQQFLDSLLKFKDLPEDTLVLPSHGKPFRGLHTRIQQLFDHHAARLEEVLAVCVTPQSAADIVPIMFVRKLDAHQLSFALGEALAHLHKLWKDGMLKRIISSDGVIRFQTY
- the bioA gene encoding adenosylmethionine--8-amino-7-oxononanoate transaminase, which translates into the protein MNQTPSGKQSDLVARSLRSVWHPCTQMQHHETLPLVPVSHGRGAWLYDTNGDRYLDAISSWWVNLFGHANPRINSALKLQLDLLEHAMLAGFTHEPVVQLSEQLAARTGDVLGHCFYASDGASAVEIALKMSFHAWRNNGQSEKREFVCLKGSYHGETIGALAVTDVPIFRDAYGPMLQHAHVVMSPDARAARDGESAADVARRAAVELEALFQDRSKYIAAIIVEPLVQCATGMAMYDPVYLQEIRALCDRYHVHLIADEIAVGCGRTGTFFACEQAAIWPDFLCLSKGISGGYLPLSLVMTRDAIYQAFYDTDVARGFLHSHSYTGNPLACRAALATLAIFDEDDVINANRVRAARLTDALAPLAAHAQVSNFRQRGMIWAFDAVVDDADAAATFSRRFFTTALEHELLLRPIGRTVYMMPPYILNNEEIDGLAARTHTVFEKVMRT